CGCGGGCCGACCGGGCCCGCGCGCCCGGGGAGGCCCGCCGCTGCCGCGCCCACGGCACCCGGTACGGCGGCGTACGGACGGGTCCCCGTCGCCTGGACGGGGAGCTGTCCGGGAGTCACCGCGCCGAAGGGCCCGGGCACCTGCGGGGCGTTGGCCGCGGATGGTGTGCCGCGGCGGCGGGGAGGCCGCCGGGCGCCCAGCGCCGAGACCTCGCCGTGGAGTTCGGCGAACAGCTCCGTGTCCGTGACGCGCAGCTCCGGGCCGAACAAGGTCGACAGCGACGGGCGCGGCCGGCCCGTCTGGAGCGCCACGACCTCTCTGAGCACGCCCGTCAGCTGGTCCGCCATCTCCTGTGCGGAGGCGAACCGGCGGGCCGGGTCGGGGTCGGTCGCGCGGACCAGGAGCCGGTAGAACGACTCGTACGTCCGGAACACCTCGATGTTGTCCGGGTCCGGGAGGGAGTCCACGAACACGTTCGTGTAGCCCTGGAAGTCGAACGTCAACACCGCGAGGGTGCGCGCCACCGTATAGAGGTCCGACGCGACGGACGGTCCGGACTCGGCGACCTCCGGCGCCTGGTAGCCGACCGTGCCGTAGATCGCCGACTCGTCGTCGTCCATCCGCCGCACTGCGCCCATGTCGATCAGCTTGAGCTGGTCCTCCGTCTGGATGGCGTTGTCGACCTTGAAGTCGCAGTACAGCAGGTTCCGGCTGTGCAGGTGCCCGAGCGCCTCCAGCGCCTCGATGCCGTAGGCGCACGCCTGCTCGACCGGCAGCGGGTCGCGCCTTCCGTCGGGTGCGCGCCTTTCGTTGGCGATCTCCTTGAGGGACTTGCCGCCGACGTACTCCATGACGATGTAGCCGTCCATGGAGCCGGTCCGCTGGTCAAGGTGCTCGACGAAGTTGTAGATGCGGACGATGTTGGAGTGCTCGATCTCCGCGAGGAACCGGCGTTCCGAGATCGCCGCCGCCATCGCGTCCTGGTCGCCCGTGTCCAGCAGGCCCTTGAGGACGACCCAGCGGTCGGACACCGCCCGGTCGGCGGCGAGGTAGATCCAGCCGAGGCCGCCGTGCGCCAGACAGCCCATCACCTCGTACTGCCCGTGCACGACGTCCCCCTCGCGCAGCTTCGGCACGAACGAGTAGGGGTGGCCGCACTTGGTGCAGAAGCCCTCCGTACGGCCCGCGCGGTCGCCGCGGGCGCGGCCCACCGGCGATCCGCAGTCGCTGCGGCTGCAGAATCGCTTCCGCTCGGGGACCTCGGGCTCCGCCATGACCGCGGAACGCGGGTCCGGGCGGGGTACGTCGGGGACCGAGACCAGCCCGGCTCCGAGCCGGTTGCGGCCCGAGGAGGAGGCCGAGGACCCAGAGCTGCGGACCGACACCGAGCGGCCCGAGCCGCGGCCCGACAGCGAACGGGACAGCCGGCCCGAGACCGACCGCCGTGACGTCGAGGAGCGCGACGACCGGGACGACCGGGAACCCGACGCCGAACTCCCGTGCTCCGAGGACCTGTACCCGCTCCGGCCGCTGCCGCCGCTCCGCCCGCCTCCCGTGATGCCGGTGGGGGGAGACGACAGCGCGCCGTTCCTCGCGACGACCGGGGCGAGTCCGCAGGTGTCGCAGTACAGCTCGCCGTCGCCGACGTCCTCGTACGCGCCCTCGCAGCCCGGGCGCTGGCATGTGCCCACCGCGGTGCCGGAGCCCCCGCCGCTCGGGTTCGGCGGTGTGCCGCCCCGCCCGGCCTCGGGGGCGAGTCCGCAGGTGTCGCAGTACAGCTCGCCGTCGCCGACGTCCTCGTACGCGCCCTCGCAGCCCGGGCGGCTGCACTTCGTCAGATCACTCACGGCTCCCCCTGCCTGCTCGCCGGCCCCGTCGCCGGTGCCGCGGACGGGGTCCGCCGGGCGCCGGTGACCTGTGCGCGGATGCGGATCACGATTCCCCCTGCCGGCCGACGCCGTCCACGGGGCCCGGCTGCCGGGGCACCAGGACCTCGGACGCGGCCTGCTGGTAGCGCAGGACCGCGTGCTCGGCGGCGCGCAGATCGCACGGAGCGCTCCACAGCATCCGGCGCGCCGCGTCGTACCGCTCGATCAGCAGCGGGTCCTCGGCCATGCCGTGCCGCGCGACCTTCGCCTTGTACGCGTCGAGCCGGCCGCGCAGCTCCGCACGGACCGCCAGCGGAGCCGTCACGGCGGTCAACGACTCGCGTGCCCGCATCAGTTCGTCCTCGGCCTCCCGCTCCAGGGACTCCAGCAGCGGGGACAGCCGGTGCCACTGGGCGTGCCTGCGGTACTCCGCGGCGGTGGCCAGTCGCTCCTGCAGCACGGTCGGCGGGCCGCTGACCGCGGGGACCTCGGACGCTGCGATCTTGGCCAGCACCTCCCCCCGTGCGGCACGCGCCTCAGTGAGCGTGCGGTCCGCGCGCGAGAGCACGTCCCGCAGCCGCAGCAGCCGGGTCTCCGAGTCCTGCCGCACCGCGAGGACCGCCTCGATCTCACGCCGGACGTCCTCCAGCGAACGCGCGGCGCGGTCGTAGCGTCCCGTCTCGGGCCGGCCGCCGCCCGGTGCCGAACTCGCCGTCGCCGGCGACCAGAACGCCAGCGGGTCCGACACGACCTGAGCCCGGAGCGCGGACAGTTCGTGGGTGATCGACTCCAGCTCGTCGCCCGACGGGTGCTCGCCCGGCCGCACGCCCACGGAGTGCGCCAGCGAACGAGTGCGCTGCAACTCCGCGGCGAGCAGGTCGATCCGCGCGGGCAGGGCCGACCAGACCGTGTCGGCGGCCACCACCACGTCCAGGGAGCGGGCGTACAGCGTGTTCATCCGGCTGACGAGGCCCTCCAGCGTGAAGCGCTCGGAGAGCTTGGCCGGGCCGGTCA
The genomic region above belongs to Streptomyces marianii and contains:
- a CDS encoding coiled-coil domain-containing protein: MDRDEVDRALARLGEEHEAIETSLLALQDHAGRRLLEGAELTGVTKDRWASTEQAITLLWGYFDAYAGALRSARELRARRRWPSRDDLVALTDRLRGPSVTVASSAAHPAPSVTGPAKLSERFTLEGLVSRMNTLYARSLDVVVAADTVWSALPARIDLLAAELQRTRSLAHSVGVRPGEHPSGDELESITHELSALRAQVVSDPLAFWSPATASSAPGGGRPETGRYDRAARSLEDVRREIEAVLAVRQDSETRLLRLRDVLSRADRTLTEARAARGEVLAKIAASEVPAVSGPPTVLQERLATAAEYRRHAQWHRLSPLLESLEREAEDELMRARESLTAVTAPLAVRAELRGRLDAYKAKVARHGMAEDPLLIERYDAARRMLWSAPCDLRAAEHAVLRYQQAASEVLVPRQPGPVDGVGRQGES
- a CDS encoding serine/threonine-protein kinase yields the protein MSDLTKCSRPGCEGAYEDVGDGELYCDTCGLAPEAGRGGTPPNPSGGGSGTAVGTCQRPGCEGAYEDVGDGELYCDTCGLAPVVARNGALSSPPTGITGGGRSGGSGRSGYRSSEHGSSASGSRSSRSSRSSTSRRSVSGRLSRSLSGRGSGRSVSVRSSGSSASSSGRNRLGAGLVSVPDVPRPDPRSAVMAEPEVPERKRFCSRSDCGSPVGRARGDRAGRTEGFCTKCGHPYSFVPKLREGDVVHGQYEVMGCLAHGGLGWIYLAADRAVSDRWVVLKGLLDTGDQDAMAAAISERRFLAEIEHSNIVRIYNFVEHLDQRTGSMDGYIVMEYVGGKSLKEIANERRAPDGRRDPLPVEQACAYGIEALEALGHLHSRNLLYCDFKVDNAIQTEDQLKLIDMGAVRRMDDDESAIYGTVGYQAPEVAESGPSVASDLYTVARTLAVLTFDFQGYTNVFVDSLPDPDNIEVFRTYESFYRLLVRATDPDPARRFASAQEMADQLTGVLREVVALQTGRPRPSLSTLFGPELRVTDTELFAELHGEVSALGARRPPRRRGTPSAANAPQVPGPFGAVTPGQLPVQATGTRPYAAVPGAVGAAAAGLPGRAGPVGPRPHAPAPAGVPPQAAPSARSGERAAAPRPHLADLDVRATALALPVPRVDPNDPNAGLLAGLMASAPAELIAALHGAPTSSPELRLREIRARLETGELTSATSSLADLEARHPDDWRVVWYRGVASLVTGDDETAALSFDAVYDAFPGEAAPKLALAVCAEVLGQLDNAAEYYRLVWATDPSHVSSAFGLARVQLAAGDRAAAVRTLDSVPEASIHYTAARVAAVRARLRRRAVRDPLIDDLTAAADQVTALERLGLDALRRERLSAEVLGTALDWVLSGSAGARPARTVLLGSELDERGLRFGLERSFRVLARLATNGEERIELVERANRYRPRTWV